Proteins encoded within one genomic window of Anopheles gambiae chromosome 3, idAnoGambNW_F1_1, whole genome shotgun sequence:
- the LOC1272547 gene encoding translation initiation factor IF-2 isoform X1, whose amino-acid sequence MFSGITASLKNLGSKAEGLFDKKKKEAQDLANEKVQAASSMAEEQAKKTQESFSKTKSDAEALASSAAGEIDATKQQAAAAAETTSQAAGTLMDHAKQAAENAIAQSAVAVEQAVEEQMKVAEQKVDEGMKRASEEVDRKLQEANRVADEKRGELEQVGKGCREPVFESCSVLGTHQFRLSILTESERCCHEGPGIGYRQCCRAAGQAEPGQVSRAVTKVDGQNLQACNKI is encoded by the exons ATGTTCAGTGGAATCACTG CCTCGTTGAAGAACCTCGGCAGCAAGGCCGAAGGGCTGTTcgataagaagaagaaggaggcgCAAGATCTGGCCAACGAGAAGGTACAGGCCGCCAGCAGCATGGCCGAGGAGCAGGCGAAGAAAACGCAAGAATCCTTCAGCAAGACCAAATCCGACGCGGAAGCATTGGCATCGTCGGCTGCAGGAGAGATTGATGCCACCAAGCAGCaggctgcagctgctgctgagaCAACGTCGCAG GCGGCCGGAACGTTGATGGACCATGCCAAACAGGCGGCCGAAAATGCCATCGCCCAGAGCGCCGTCGCCGTGGAGCAAGCCGTCGAGGAGCAGATGAAGGTGGCCGAACAGAAGGTGGACGAGGGTATGAAGCGGGCCAGCGAAGAGGTCGACCGGAAGCTACAGGAAGCGAACCGTGTGGCCGATGAGAAGCGGGGCGAACTGGAGCAGGTAGGAAAAGGGTGCAGAGAACCCGTTTTCGAGAGTTGCTCAGTTCTAGGAACTCATCAATTCCGTTTATCGATCCTTACAGAAAGTGAACGATGTTGCCACGAAGGCCCAGGAATCGGCTACCGCCAGTGCTGCCGGGCTGCTGGGCAAGCTGAACCTGGGCAAGTAAGCCGTGCCGTAACGAAGGTCGATGGCCAGAATCTCCAAGCATGCAACAAGATATGA
- the LOC1272547 gene encoding signal recognition particle receptor FtsY isoform X2, with protein sequence MFSGITASLKNLGSKAEGLFDKKKKEAQDLANEKVQAASSMAEEQAKKTQESFSKTKSDAEALASSAAGEIDATKQQAAAAAETTSQAAGTLMDHAKQAAENAIAQSAVAVEQAVEEQMKVAEQKVDEGMKRASEEVDRKLQEANRVADEKRGELEQKVNDVATKAQESATASAAGLLGKLNLGK encoded by the exons ATGTTCAGTGGAATCACTG CCTCGTTGAAGAACCTCGGCAGCAAGGCCGAAGGGCTGTTcgataagaagaagaaggaggcgCAAGATCTGGCCAACGAGAAGGTACAGGCCGCCAGCAGCATGGCCGAGGAGCAGGCGAAGAAAACGCAAGAATCCTTCAGCAAGACCAAATCCGACGCGGAAGCATTGGCATCGTCGGCTGCAGGAGAGATTGATGCCACCAAGCAGCaggctgcagctgctgctgagaCAACGTCGCAG GCGGCCGGAACGTTGATGGACCATGCCAAACAGGCGGCCGAAAATGCCATCGCCCAGAGCGCCGTCGCCGTGGAGCAAGCCGTCGAGGAGCAGATGAAGGTGGCCGAACAGAAGGTGGACGAGGGTATGAAGCGGGCCAGCGAAGAGGTCGACCGGAAGCTACAGGAAGCGAACCGTGTGGCCGATGAGAAGCGGGGCGAACTGGAGCAG AAAGTGAACGATGTTGCCACGAAGGCCCAGGAATCGGCTACCGCCAGTGCTGCCGGGCTGCTGGGCAAGCTGAACCTGGGCAAGTAA
- the LOC133393942 gene encoding centrosomal protein of 131 kDa, with translation MELSLYGSQISLATREKTTTNQYRERPGSALQHPTRPCSAAGPHPRRPLSADSTQYHYRKRPSSNGSTVDIPHQATSPFHQRSTSSSSLLLKSLLAEPIPRYWESRTLARSVPPTSTRGSSCSSAERIRQHKRSQTQAIESSTRPVANTRPRKRTGSGTATKRSKQKTNVDRRRRRRDSTEEEDPDRDEADSTMDEMDDTQESNNEAELEGIWRGKGAGGSTREEKKRSPPLPMVALPLNRKAIEISSCGGAKKNNTSPEKSSQSRKIDLPGRVSFSSNEPYEIDYSDFEENEFATSTKEAKSEQPSKTKDTNSKKPFSSSSAMYDERLFQEDSLMEEVSVRFGSVKFEEDLTASSGYETKCDDTAKSTLEIRRATLGTGSSPSPVCDVRESNKIIEEYKKEIADLNRRHDMELRISVGDVSVPSKPYDPKCFTPSDTPEDLFVNSVSTKAIESTTEDTDAELDRPSACRGALLEKNIINEYYECINEIITEQSPARRQPNRLSLPGLGGSMDEKEDTIQHNLNNECTKSAPKDKQFASGVVLPSGKAKSSNTEKNRLDSSSNPVIKNYFKVKEQNIVSASASSLASGSGSSSTTGSKSGHSKNSLLLKKGSKEKPKSADAHKSILRNAKKQNNSVGTGSNGGSAGSGKFSAGLCREESNISEFHMDKVVSWMSCNEDTFPAVPDGPVLDDVAGEEQRKCTVTEGGSTLGMPESTDGPTGYGVSFESVPRARLEQPEEVGSSVQSNYDDDSIVSGSAKQKSDFQALKNEVEYRLSNILDCTDSQVSSGCEGEPSDQPAKGKVKDLFSYLDQVELKCEKSAFKGAAGSAGVLPSESDRSELDFAAEPDYIEAIPKMNDLLELPPHQLARRVIKLSLRANELSNAMQLSKNHIATVRADKAKAIRSEKCALQGKLKEQKKHYEDIIGRHQEFIDQLIKDKSGLCDKVTQLTRRLDSQNQSWEHRLKTELERARDTALAAEKIRREKWVRENTKKIKELTVKGLELEINKMTATHQKEIGELKRQHKDEMMCALEELKLQYEQKEADVRQGLVKERESTLERERQALLERFDRQVTEERNIFEQQRQHLLSEFDLEKERLQKEAARKAQYADSQLEDLKRENTKNLDFAQKEYVQMLKQREAKHQDELEKLQKQYESDFAIWKREHERKSKLELEQRENEIRSQCRTERDQQIDRIVAKVDAETQKYQQEFDAKMSRLKEKHEVEQKEAEASEALMKQKYQDARVKLAEAEATLQNMKATAKQTEIQLNHAKKLCDDLLQEKETMRDEARREVQKDMANMQREREREIERIYFRVQQAIEKKDNTIAALQKEIAGLKERCLKQDAIIRQQRMDYCTK, from the exons ATGGAATTGAGTTTGTATGGTTCGCAG ATTAGCCTAGCAACGCGCGAGAAGACCACCACAAACCAATACCGAGAGCGGCCAGGGTCCGCTTTGCAACACCCTACCCGACCCTGCTCGGCGGCCGGACCGCACCCAAGGCGTCCACTGTCGGCAGACAGCACGCAGTACCACTACCGGAAGCGGCCATCTTCAAACGGAAGTACAGTGGACATACCCCACCAAGCAACGTCACCGTTTCACCAGCGCAGTACATCCTCATCCAGCCTGTTACTGAAAAGCCTACTGGCCGAACCGATTCCACGGTACTGGGAATCGCGAACACTAGCCAGGTCTGTGCCACCGACATCAACACGTGGCTCGTCCTGTAGTAGCGCAGAACGCATACGCCAGCACAAGCGATCGCAAACGCAAGCAATAGAGAGTAGTACACGACCGGTGGCGAACACCAGACCGCGGAAGCGTACGGGAAGCGGGACTGCTACTAAACGAAGCAAACAGAAGACTAACGTCGATCGTCGCCGAAGGAGACGCGACAGTACCGAGGAGGAAGATCCCGATCGAGACGAAGCGGACAGCACGATGGACGAGATGGATGACACGCAGGAGTCAAACAACGAGGCCGAATTGGAAGGCATCTGGAGGGGAAAGGGGGCGGGTGGAAGTACCCGCGAGGAAAAGAAACGATCTCCACCGCTGCCTATGGTCGCATTACCACTCAaccggaaagcgatcgaaattAGCTCCTGCGGCGGTGCGAAGAAGAACAACACATCGCCGGAAAAGTCTTCACAGTCCCGTAAGATTGATCTTCCCGGAAGGGTTTCGTTCAGCTCCAACGAACCGTACGAGATCGATTACAGTGATTTCGAGGAGAATGAGTTCGCCACCAGCACCAAGGAAGCGAAATCGGAGCAACCGAGCAAGACGAAAGACACGAACAGTAAGAAACCATTCTCCTCCAGCAGCGCGATGTACGACGAGCGGCTGTTTCAGGAAGATTCCTTGATGGAGGAAGTGTCGGTGAGATTTGGTAGTGTGAAGTTTGAGGAAGATCTTACAGCCAGCTCGGGCTATGAGACGAAATGTGACGATACGGCCAAGTCTACCTTGGAAATCCGTAGGGCAACATTAGGAACGGGTTCCTCCCCATCGCCCGTTTGTGATGTGCGAGAGTCGAACAAAATCATTGAAGAGTACAAGAAGGAGATAGCGGATCTTAACCGACGCCACGACATGGAGCTGCGTATTTCCGTGGGAGATGTTTCGGTACCATCGAAACCGTACGATCCGAAGTGTTTTACACCCTCCGACACGCCCGAAGATCTGTTCGTCAACTCAGTATCCACGAAAGCGATCGAGAGCACGACCGAGGACACGGATGCTGAACTGGACCGTCCGTCTGCCTGCCGTGGCGCGCTGCTGGAGAAGAACATCATCAATGAGTACTATGAGTGTATCAATGAAATAATCACCGAGCAATCGCCAGCGAGACGACAGCCGAACCGACTCAGCTTACCCGGCCTGGGCGGATCGATGGACGAAAAGGAGGATACGATCCAGCACAACTTGAACAACGAATGTACGAAAAGTGCCCCAAAGGACAAACAGTTCGCATCGGGGGTCGTACTACCGTCCGGCAAGGCGAAGTCTTCAAACACGGAAAAGAACCGGCTAGATAGTAGCTCGAATCCAGTGATCAAGAATTACTTCAAGGTGAAGGAACAGAACATTGTGAGCGCCAGTGCGAGCAGTTTGGCAAGTGGaagtggtagcagcagcactaccGGAAGCAAATCGGGACATTCGAAGAACTCACTGTTGTTGAAGAAAGGCAGCAAGGAGAAGCCAAAGTCAGCCGATGCGCACAAGTCCATTTTGCGTAAtgcgaaaaagcaaaacaacagcgTCGGAACGGGCTCGAACGGGGGGAGTGCTGGTTCGGGCAAGTTCTCGGCAGGTCTGTGCCGAGAGGAGAGCAACATATCCGAGTTTCACATGGATAAGGTGGTGAGCTGGATGTCATGTAATGAGGATACGTTCCCGGCCGTACCAGATGGACCTGTGCTAGACGATGTAGCTGGAGAGGAGCAGCGGAAGTGTACTGTTACTGAGGGTGGTTCTACCTTGGGGATGCCGGAATCTACCGATGGACCTACGGGCTATGGTGTTAGCTTTGAGAGTGTGCCGAGGGCGCGATTGGAACAGCCGGAGGAGGTCGGTAGTAGCGTTCAGTCGAACTATGACGATGATTCGATCGTAAGTGGAAGTGCCAAACAAAAGTCAG ATTTCCAAGCACTCAAGAATGAAGTGGAGTACAGATTGAGCAACATATTGGACTGCACCGATTCGCAGGTCAGCTCCGGCTGTGAGGGTGAACCGTCGGACCAACCGGCCAAAGGCAAGGTAAAGGACCTTTTCTCTTACCTCGATCAGGTCGAGCTGAAGTGTGAGAAGAGTGCATTCAAAGGAGCTGCCGGTTCTGCGGGTGTGCTACCCTCAGAGTCGGACCGCTCCGAGCTGGATTTTGCTGCCGAACCGGACTATATTGAAGCCATACCGAA AATGAACGACCTGCTAGAGCTTCCACCGCATCAGCTAGCTCGGCGAGTGATCAAACTGTCGCTGCGCGCCAACGAACTAAGCAACGCGATGCAGCTGTCCAAAAACCACATCGCCACGGTGCGGGCGGACAAGGCGAAAGCAATTCGCTCGGAAAAGTGTGCCCTGCAGGGGAAGCTGAAGGAGCAGAAAAAGCACTACGAAGACATCATCGGTCGGCATCAGGAGTTTATCGATCAGCTGATCAAGGATAAGTCGGGGCTGTGTGACAAGGTAACGCAGCTAACCCGGCGGCTCGACTCGCAAAACCAAAGCTGGGAGCATCGGCTCAAGACGGAGCTGGAGCGTGCCCGCGACACGGCCCTGGCCGCCGAGAAGATTCGCCGCGAGAAGTGGGTGCGGGAAAACACGAAAAAGATCAAAGAGCTTACCGTGAAGGGGCTAGAGCTGGAGATAAACAAGATGACGGCAACGCACCAGAAAGAAATCGGCGAGCTAAAGCGCCAGCATAAGGACGAGATGATGTGTGCGCTCGAGGAGCTGAAGCTACAGTACGAACAGAAGGAGGCCGACGTACGGCAAGGGCTGGTGAAGGAGCGGGAATCTACGCTGGAGCGCGAACGGCAAGCGTTACTAGAACGGTTCGATCGACAGGTAACCGAGGAGCGCAACATCTTCGAGCAGCAGCGACAGCACCTGCTCAGCGAGTTCGATCTGGAAAAGGAAAGGCTCCAGAAGGAGGCAGCCCGCAAGGCGCAGTACGCCGATTCCCAGCTGGAGGATCTAAAGCGCGAAAATACGAAAAATCTCGACTTTGCCCAGAAAGAGTACGTGCAGATGCTGAAGCAAAGGGAGGCGAAGCATCAGGACGAGCTGGagaagctgcagaagcagtACGAGTCCGACTTTGCCATCTGGAAGCGGGAGCACGAGCGGAAGTCGAAGCTGGAACTGGAGCAGCGGGAAAACGAGATCCGGTCACAATGCCGCACGGAACGGGATCAGCAAATCGATCGCATCGTGGCGAAGGTCGATGCGGAAACGCAAAAATATCAACAGGAATTTGATGCCAAAATGAG TCGCCTAAAAGAAAAGCATGAAGTGGAGCAGAAGGAAGCGGAAGCTTCCGAAGCACTGATGAAGCAAAAGTATCAGGATGCGCGCGTTAAGCTGGCTGAGGCGGAGGCAACACTGCAGAACATGAAGGCGACGGCCAAGCAGACCGAAATACAGCTCAATCACGCCAAGAAGCTGTGCGATGATTTACTACAGGAGAAGGAAACGATGCGCGATGAGGCACGCCGGGAGGTGCAGAAGGATATGGCGAACATGCAGCGCGAGCGGGAACGGGAGATAGAACGGATCTATTTCAG AGTGCAACAGGCAATTGAAAAGAAGGACAACACTATAGCGGCCCTTCAGAAGGAGATTGCCGGGCTGAAGGAACGTTGCTTGAAGCAGGACGCGATCATACGACAGCAGCGTATGGATTACTGTACAAAATAG